The following coding sequences are from one Kiritimatiellia bacterium window:
- a CDS encoding iron ABC transporter permease has protein sequence MSGRRREFGRARAGAVFALAFLSLACGYPLALLAFQSLFPEGLGGDFSGFLVPFRVLGQTPDLVHMLAHSAAWAAATTLLAWLFGIPCGFLLARCALPGRALARITLLVPIMTPPYVAALSYVVFLQPGGFGDMWFGVPESLRDWFFSFHGVTLVMALASFGYVALGVEAALLRIPSRLEDAALQLGASRRRLWREIRLPLLAPAILNTGLLVSLDALSNFGVPAVLGTRANLALLPAEIYNLVTSWPIDLPAASALSSVLAAFALLSAQIGHRFSRKAAPAPARAAPVRTARLTPWQAALAWLWFGGLFVLSTGMPYAAMLAMSMVDRWTEDGPTWNLRHYAALLSPGSGGRSALMTSLGLAAIAATVCALIGGCIAYVAARSGPAMRRAIEALGILPRAIPKIVLAVGLILAWNAPWVPIDVYGTLGMLLLAYVVCYISDALAYAGAAVRRIDPRLELAGAQLGAGRFRILRAIVLPQLAPALGAAWLTTFIVCVRELVCSVLLLPPGMDTTATFIFNQFEQGDVGAAMAMATVTIGATTATLLLTQRLLNRVTESPH, from the coding sequence GTGAGCGGGCGACGCCGAGAGTTCGGCCGCGCCCGGGCGGGGGCGGTGTTTGCACTCGCGTTCCTCTCGCTGGCGTGCGGCTACCCGCTCGCCCTGTTGGCCTTTCAGAGTCTATTCCCTGAAGGACTTGGGGGAGATTTTTCGGGATTTCTGGTCCCGTTTCGCGTGTTGGGGCAGACACCGGACCTCGTGCACATGCTCGCCCATTCAGCGGCATGGGCGGCGGCGACCACGCTTCTCGCCTGGCTCTTTGGGATCCCCTGTGGCTTCCTCCTGGCGCGCTGCGCCCTTCCGGGGCGGGCGCTGGCGCGGATAACCTTGTTGGTGCCCATCATGACGCCGCCGTATGTGGCTGCGCTCTCCTACGTCGTTTTTCTTCAACCCGGCGGATTCGGCGACATGTGGTTCGGCGTGCCTGAAAGCTTGCGCGACTGGTTTTTTTCCTTCCACGGCGTGACGCTTGTCATGGCGCTGGCGTCCTTTGGTTATGTGGCGCTGGGGGTGGAGGCTGCCCTGTTGCGCATTCCCAGCCGGCTCGAGGATGCCGCGCTTCAGCTCGGCGCGTCGCGTCGCCGGCTCTGGCGCGAAATCCGGCTTCCGCTCCTCGCGCCGGCTATTCTAAACACGGGTCTGCTCGTCAGCCTCGATGCGTTGTCGAATTTTGGCGTGCCGGCGGTGCTAGGTACTCGGGCAAATCTCGCGCTGTTGCCCGCGGAGATTTACAACCTCGTCACAAGCTGGCCGATCGATCTACCCGCCGCCTCGGCGCTTTCCTCCGTGCTTGCGGCGTTTGCTTTGCTCTCCGCCCAAATTGGCCATCGCTTTTCTCGCAAGGCCGCCCCGGCTCCCGCCCGTGCGGCGCCTGTGCGGACCGCGCGGCTAACCCCCTGGCAGGCGGCGCTGGCCTGGCTGTGGTTTGGCGGCTTGTTTGTCCTAAGCACGGGAATGCCCTACGCGGCCATGCTGGCGATGAGCATGGTCGATCGCTGGACCGAAGACGGGCCAACTTGGAACCTGCGGCATTATGCGGCTTTGTTATCGCCAGGTTCCGGAGGGCGCTCGGCGCTAATGACCAGCCTGGGTCTCGCGGCTATCGCGGCGACAGTGTGCGCCCTCATTGGCGGCTGCATCGCTTATGTCGCGGCACGGTCCGGACCCGCGATGCGAAGGGCGATTGAAGCGCTCGGCATTCTCCCGCGCGCGATTCCGAAGATTGTGCTGGCGGTCGGCCTGATCCTCGCATGGAACGCCCCGTGGGTGCCTATTGATGTGTACGGCACGCTGGGCATGCTGCTGCTCGCGTATGTGGTCTGCTATATCTCGGACGCGCTGGCCTATGCCGGAGCGGCTGTGCGCAGGATTGATCCGCGTTTGGAGCTGGCCGGCGCCCAGCTTGGGGCGGGGCGGTTCCGCATTCTCCGGGCGATCGTGCTTCCTCAGCTTGCTCCCGCGCTGGGGGCCGCCTGGCTGACGACGTTCATCGTCTGCGTGCGCGAGCTGGTTTGCTCCGTGTTGCTCCTGCCGCCGGGGATGGACACCACGGCTACTTTCATCTTCAACCAGTTCGAGCAAGGTGATGTCGGCGCGGCGATGGCCATGGCCACAGTTACAATCGGCGCCACGACGGCCACCCTACTGCTCACCCAGCGATTGCTGAACCGCGTCACGGAATCTCCGCATTGA
- a CDS encoding ABC transporter ATP-binding protein, which yields MPAFLEIERAEVTLGSLRVLQGVSVSIGKGKCLAILGPSGCGKSTLLNAVAGFVPLDAGRISCNGRALDDPAARRFVPIPKRRFATVFQDFSLWPHMSVAENVAFGLRVQGLDTAERERRTRDALTKVRMLDYANRLPSELSGGQQQRVAIARALAFRPDLLLFDEPLSALDARLRAELRAEIARLLRDEGLTAVYVTHDQAEAFSLGDTVAVMREGRLEQVDDPETLYRFPRTRFVASFIGAANTVPFEQREGRLILDGHFRLPARKDWPPRGWCYIRREGVHIRGVSEDAREVAVCADRQFLGARVEAVARWPSGFELAGEAVGPVFRGDRVCVEIDPAHMGLLYDPA from the coding sequence ATGCCTGCATTTCTTGAGATCGAAAGGGCGGAGGTCACTCTCGGCTCTCTCCGAGTCCTTCAGGGTGTGAGTGTTTCGATCGGAAAGGGCAAGTGCCTCGCGATTCTCGGCCCCTCCGGCTGCGGCAAATCCACTCTTCTAAATGCGGTGGCCGGATTTGTCCCTCTCGATGCGGGTCGCATTTCCTGCAACGGACGTGCCTTGGACGATCCGGCGGCGCGTCGCTTCGTCCCGATTCCGAAACGCCGGTTTGCGACCGTCTTTCAGGACTTCAGCCTCTGGCCTCATATGAGCGTCGCAGAAAACGTCGCATTTGGTCTCCGCGTGCAGGGTCTCGACACTGCCGAACGGGAGCGCAGAACACGCGATGCGCTAACCAAGGTGCGCATGTTGGATTATGCCAATCGCCTCCCGTCCGAGCTCTCCGGCGGTCAGCAGCAGCGCGTTGCCATCGCGCGCGCGCTGGCCTTTCGCCCCGATTTGTTGCTTTTTGACGAACCGCTGAGCGCCCTGGATGCCCGTCTCCGCGCCGAGTTACGGGCTGAAATCGCACGGCTTCTTCGCGATGAGGGCCTAACCGCGGTCTACGTCACGCATGACCAGGCGGAGGCTTTTAGTCTTGGCGACACAGTCGCGGTGATGCGTGAAGGACGGCTGGAGCAGGTGGACGACCCCGAAACCCTGTACCGGTTTCCGCGGACCCGCTTTGTCGCTTCGTTCATCGGGGCGGCGAACACCGTTCCCTTTGAACAGCGGGAGGGGCGCCTGATTCTGGATGGGCATTTTCGCCTGCCCGCCCGCAAGGATTGGCCTCCTCGAGGGTGGTGTTACATCCGCCGCGAAGGGGTCCATATTCGGGGCGTTTCCGAGGATGCCCGCGAGGTTGCCGTGTGCGCAGATCGGCAATTCTTGGGCGCGCGGGTCGAAGCGGTCGCGCGGTGGCCCTCGGGTTTTGAGCTGGCTGGCGAGGCGGTCGGCCCCGTATTTCGCGGAGACCGGGTGTGCGTCGAAATCGATCCCGCCCACATGGGCCTGCTCTACGACCCTGCATGA
- a CDS encoding HAD family hydrolase — MKTDPRMDSIRLVALDFDGTVMVYPDPTGVFHPDIIRAINALEALGIRWCTNSGRDIIDQKVVLERSRMAGLTHPPDALICSESFVYLRCGSEYEPLQPWNFDAESRLSRCSREARAALEPHLPRWASDFPGLFYVEQGLFPALRAADEGAQAEALFMEVRRVTANIPRVFVSRNGCWVAVLPEGLGKGPSLSAYAKARGFGPDHILAVGDHQNDLSMLDGRHAGLVGCPADAHPDIREIVLRAGGIVATSAGPEGTLEILDALLRARAQPNECALCDAENTSEPADAGPAARTPHIP, encoded by the coding sequence ATGAAGACCGACCCTCGCATGGATTCGATCCGCTTGGTTGCGCTGGATTTCGATGGGACGGTGATGGTGTATCCGGATCCGACCGGCGTCTTTCATCCAGACATCATCCGCGCGATCAATGCGCTGGAGGCGCTAGGTATTCGCTGGTGTACGAACAGTGGCCGGGATATTATCGACCAGAAGGTTGTGTTGGAGCGGAGCCGAATGGCGGGGTTGACGCACCCCCCCGACGCGCTGATCTGCTCGGAAAGTTTTGTCTATCTGCGGTGCGGCTCGGAATACGAGCCGCTCCAACCGTGGAACTTCGACGCGGAATCCCGGCTCTCGCGCTGTTCGAGGGAGGCTCGTGCTGCTCTCGAGCCCCATCTGCCTCGCTGGGCCAGCGATTTTCCGGGTCTGTTTTACGTCGAACAAGGCCTTTTTCCCGCTCTGCGCGCGGCAGATGAAGGCGCGCAGGCGGAAGCCCTCTTCATGGAAGTCCGGCGGGTTACTGCGAACATTCCTAGGGTTTTCGTCAGCCGTAACGGTTGCTGGGTGGCGGTCCTGCCGGAAGGGCTGGGCAAAGGTCCCTCGCTTTCCGCATATGCGAAGGCTCGAGGCTTCGGGCCGGACCACATTCTCGCCGTCGGCGACCATCAGAACGACCTCTCGATGTTGGACGGCCGCCACGCGGGCCTGGTCGGATGTCCCGCCGATGCGCACCCGGACATCCGAGAAATCGTCCTCCGCGCAGGCGGAATCGTCGCCACTTCCGCAGGGCCCGAGGGCACGCTCGAAATCCTCGACGCGTTGTTGCGCGCTCGAGCTCAACCTAACGAATGCGCATTATGTGATGCGGAGAATACTTCGGAACCCGCGGACGCCGGACCCGCAGCTCGAACTCCGCACATTCCATAG
- a CDS encoding SET domain-containing protein-lysine N-methyltransferase — MKDVETTVEARASLIHGTGVFARRRIAKGERIIEYTGLREKWSDHSAGEGSHTELMHVSPTHVINPREGGNVSRFINHSCDPNCEAVIEDGRVFFYALRDIEVGEELLFDYALTLGRRFTREDVLRYRCHCSSPRCRGTMLHVPPHRRLQVKRWIREAAHTEVGSG; from the coding sequence ATGAAGGATGTCGAAACGACAGTTGAGGCCCGTGCATCGCTGATTCATGGAACCGGAGTGTTTGCACGACGCCGGATCGCAAAAGGCGAACGAATCATCGAGTATACAGGCCTCCGGGAAAAATGGAGCGATCATTCGGCCGGTGAGGGATCTCACACGGAGCTCATGCACGTCAGCCCGACCCATGTCATCAACCCGAGGGAGGGCGGCAACGTCTCCCGCTTCATCAACCACTCCTGCGACCCAAATTGCGAGGCGGTGATCGAGGATGGGCGCGTGTTCTTTTACGCGCTGCGGGACATCGAAGTGGGCGAGGAGCTTCTTTTCGACTACGCGCTGACACTCGGCCGCCGATTTACGCGGGAAGACGTCCTGCGTTACCGCTGCCACTGTTCATCGCCGCGCTGCCGCGGCACGATGCTTCACGTTCCCCCGCACCGGCGCCTGCAGGTGAAGCGGTGGATCCGCGAAGCCGCCCATACCGAAGTCGGATCCGGTTAA
- a CDS encoding DUF3108 domain-containing protein, with protein MDPRSRPYRSRIRLSAIRLFGALLAVFAQLGAGHEPPFPVGESLRARLTWGRIPVGEAMIESEWTDDQPPLIRLRVHVRSNAFLDRFYRIDDVVESIVDPTTFLPIRFEKRLQEGGSLRHDITFYNREEGRVFWHNLLVPERRDFPAPRDIRDILSLMYSLRSADFRPGQTNWYVVSGDEGIITVGIDVNSHQTFEHPRYGRIPAYFIRPIVGNDPLFLGRIPRQLWISSDPPYVLLRLSVEAPVGRIHLTLDEILGHPRGPWPYRSTGSSTDSHADR; from the coding sequence GTGGATCCGCGAAGCCGCCCATACCGAAGTCGGATCCGGTTAAGCGCGATCCGTCTCTTCGGAGCCCTTCTGGCCGTTTTTGCGCAGCTTGGCGCCGGCCATGAGCCGCCATTCCCGGTCGGTGAATCGCTCAGAGCCCGCCTCACGTGGGGCCGCATCCCCGTCGGCGAAGCCATGATCGAATCGGAGTGGACCGACGATCAACCGCCACTGATTCGGTTGCGTGTTCACGTCCGATCCAATGCATTCCTGGACCGATTTTATCGAATTGACGATGTGGTCGAATCGATCGTCGACCCGACAACTTTTCTGCCCATCCGATTCGAAAAACGCCTTCAGGAGGGCGGCTCGTTACGCCATGACATCACGTTTTACAACCGCGAGGAAGGCCGGGTCTTCTGGCACAATTTGCTCGTGCCCGAGCGGCGCGATTTTCCCGCGCCACGGGACATCCGAGACATCCTCTCCCTGATGTACTCCCTCCGATCGGCCGATTTCCGACCCGGGCAAACAAACTGGTATGTGGTGTCCGGCGACGAGGGCATTATTACCGTTGGAATCGACGTCAATTCGCATCAGACTTTTGAGCATCCTCGCTACGGCAGGATCCCCGCGTATTTCATTCGCCCGATTGTCGGGAATGACCCGCTGTTTTTGGGGCGAATTCCGCGGCAACTGTGGATTTCCAGCGATCCCCCCTACGTCTTGCTAAGGCTCAGTGTCGAGGCGCCGGTCGGTCGGATCCACCTCACGCTGGATGAAATCCTTGGCCATCCTCGAGGTCCTTGGCCATACCGGTCGACCGGCAGCTCGACCGATAGCCACGCGGACCGCTGA
- a CDS encoding extracellular solute-binding protein gives MKTCAAMTIAALLVGCSPAAEKDVNRLIVYSAGPRPLAEAICTSFASNAGVRVDLFQATTGQILARLEAEKYRPRADVILLAGEVPAHALKKQGRLAPFRPACADRLRAEWCDPDGAYWGSAATLVGVALRQDRAREAPRSWSEWFQIDDARRVVMPSPSRSGATGDFVVGLALDLGETVLPGFARLRLRGMDFAAANNQAIQALSMGVYDALLGAVDYIIYQQILRGEPLEMMYPEDGAVLVTRPMAILSSSRRQELARRFVEHYLSEESQQRVARACLIPARLDVPAHPIRGAEPQRVIRPDPDLAVARQAALLRKFQLEIERAASRRALQRAAGEVR, from the coding sequence ATGAAGACATGTGCGGCCATGACCATTGCCGCGCTGCTTGTCGGCTGCTCGCCCGCTGCTGAAAAGGATGTCAACCGACTAATCGTTTACAGCGCCGGTCCTCGCCCATTAGCCGAGGCGATCTGCACCTCCTTTGCCTCGAACGCGGGCGTTCGCGTCGATTTGTTTCAAGCCACCACCGGCCAGATTCTCGCTCGACTGGAGGCGGAGAAATATCGCCCACGCGCCGACGTGATCCTCCTGGCGGGCGAGGTCCCCGCCCACGCGCTCAAAAAACAGGGGCGTCTGGCGCCCTTCCGCCCGGCTTGTGCAGATCGTCTGCGAGCCGAGTGGTGCGACCCCGACGGCGCATATTGGGGATCAGCGGCAACCCTTGTCGGTGTGGCGTTGCGCCAGGACAGAGCCCGCGAGGCGCCGCGAAGTTGGTCGGAATGGTTCCAGATCGACGATGCTCGGCGGGTCGTTATGCCGTCGCCATCCCGGTCCGGAGCCACGGGCGATTTTGTTGTAGGTCTCGCGCTGGATTTGGGAGAAACCGTTCTGCCCGGATTTGCGCGGTTGAGACTTCGAGGAATGGACTTCGCCGCCGCGAACAACCAGGCCATTCAGGCGCTGTCTATGGGCGTCTATGACGCCCTTCTCGGCGCGGTTGACTACATTATTTACCAACAAATTCTTCGTGGCGAGCCGCTGGAGATGATGTATCCCGAGGATGGCGCTGTCCTGGTTACCCGCCCGATGGCCATATTGTCATCCTCGCGAAGGCAGGAACTGGCCCGGCGATTCGTGGAACACTATCTGAGCGAAGAGAGCCAGCAGCGCGTCGCTCGCGCCTGCTTGATTCCGGCCCGGCTGGATGTGCCGGCTCATCCGATTCGTGGAGCGGAACCTCAACGGGTCATCCGACCGGATCCCGATCTGGCGGTCGCGCGACAGGCGGCTCTGCTCCGAAAATTCCAACTCGAAATCGAGCGCGCTGCATCGAGGCGCGCTCTGCAACGCGCGGCGGGGGAAGTCCGGTGA